In the Verrucomicrobiota bacterium genome, TATCAGCAAGGAAACGATGGCGTACTTGGCCACACGCCCCAACCGCTTTGTGTATGTGCACACGCCCAAGCACGGTTCGTGGCTCAACCTGGTGGAGACGCTCTTCGGGAAAATGGCGCGGACCTTTCTGCGCGGGATGCGGGTGGCGAGTTGGCAGGAGATGAAAGAGCGCATTCTGCGGGGCGTCGCGGAAATCAACCAGGCACCAG is a window encoding:
- a CDS encoding IS630 family transposase; protein product: ISKETMAYLATRPNRFVYVHTPKHGSWLNLVETLFGKMARTFLRGMRVASWQEMKERILRGVAEINQAPVVHRWSNFTALETLP